One Bacteroidota bacterium genomic window carries:
- a CDS encoding DUF1987 domain-containing protein: MQALFLKQTDFTPLVNFDLLTEKFEIKGESRPENTGKFYAQLTQWLEDLKKEVATNSLEKQLVFDFKFDYFNSTSAKYILDLLAILQEINNPLNKVNITVRWHYDKLDEDMRESGEEFSHLVSLPFEFIVH; the protein is encoded by the coding sequence ATGCAGGCCCTTTTTCTAAAACAAACTGATTTTACCCCGCTCGTTAACTTTGACTTATTAACGGAAAAGTTTGAAATTAAAGGTGAATCAAGACCAGAAAACACCGGGAAATTTTATGCTCAACTCACTCAGTGGTTAGAAGACCTGAAGAAAGAAGTAGCTACTAATTCACTAGAAAAACAGCTTGTTTTTGATTTTAAATTTGATTACTTCAACTCAACGTCCGCTAAATACATTCTTGATTTATTAGCTATTTTGCAGGAAATCAATAATCCATTAAATAAAGTAAACATTACTGTTAGATGGCATTACGATAAATTGGATGAAGATATGCGAGAATCAGGAGAAGAATTTTCACATTTGGTAAGTTTACCTTTCGAATTTATTGTTCACTGA
- the rnpA gene encoding ribonuclease P protein component, with product MQFSFTKEERLCSRKLIQEVYDTGKSFNSNGFRINWKHQTSIPFPAQVLLTVPKKLVKKAVHRNRIKRIMREVYRKHKHQLYEQLNNGNKKIVFSIAYMGKEEPVYAEFETKIILTLQRLFKEIEKNN from the coding sequence GTGCAATTTTCATTTACAAAAGAGGAGCGATTGTGCAGCCGTAAGCTGATTCAAGAGGTATATGATACAGGGAAATCGTTTAACAGTAATGGATTTCGAATAAATTGGAAACATCAGACTTCGATACCTTTTCCTGCACAAGTGCTATTAACCGTACCTAAAAAATTGGTGAAAAAGGCCGTGCACCGCAATCGAATTAAACGAATCATGCGCGAAGTATACCGAAAACATAAGCATCAATTGTATGAACAGCTAAACAATGGAAATAAAAAAATAGTTTTTAGCATTGCATATATGGGTAAAGAGGAACCTGTATATGCAGAGTTTGAGACCAAAATAATTTTAACTTTACAGCGGTTATTTAAAGAGATTGAAAAAAATAATTAG
- the yidD gene encoding membrane protein insertion efficiency factor YidD: protein MKKIISAPFILLITIYQYALSPFLPNACRYTPTCSQYGKEALQKYGVLKGGYLTLKRFLSCNPWGGHGHDPVP from the coding sequence TTGAAAAAAATAATTAGTGCTCCTTTTATTTTACTAATCACCATCTATCAATATGCACTTTCTCCTTTTTTACCAAATGCATGCAGATACACTCCTACTTGCTCACAATATGGAAAAGAAGCGCTTCAAAAATACGGTGTACTTAAAGGGGGATACCTAACATTAAAACGATTTTTATCTTGTAATCCCTGGGGAGGTCATGGTCACGATCCGGTTCCATAA